The Capsicum annuum cultivar UCD-10X-F1 chromosome 3, UCD10Xv1.1, whole genome shotgun sequence genomic sequence TCTTCCTCCTATCATCAATGCCCTCGAGATATATAAAGTCATGAAGCAATTCAATACCACTCAAACGCAGGATCTAGATGGTAAGTACCCGCGTACTCAGAGGAGAATTTTCTAAGGAGATTCAATTGAACAATTGTGCTTGTGTTAAACACTTCCGTACGTATTTACATACTCATTAGTTTAACATGGATATTGCAAATTTGCAATTAGCTGAGGCTATTGTGAATATCAAGTCAACGTATGGAATCAAAAGGAACTGGCAAGGAGATCCATGCGGTCCTGAAGCTGAAATTTGGAATGGTCTCAGGTGCAATTCGGATGTGAATTCCATCAGGATTGTATTCTTGTACTGTCCTTTTACTATATGCTCCATCTATTTTGTTATTGCGAATGAAACTAATTAACTAAAATGAGTTTAATTTGTTGAGTAGAAACTTGTCATCAAGTGGATTATCTGGGACGATATCACCTTATATTCCAAATCTCACAAAGCTAGAATATCTGTAAGTATTCACTGCAAGCTTTTATAATCAGTTTGTGTATGTATTTCGATAGTTAAAGGGGGTCTTGtactattattgctatttttATTAGTATAACCTTCTTAATTAATTGTTACTATTATTGAAGGGATTTGTCAAACAATAAGTTGACGGGGGAGGTGCCAGCTGTTCTCTCTCAACTAAGCTTCTTAAGAGTCCTGTAATTTACTCAGCcaattccttaatttttttctttcatatgtATTTAGTTAGAAGATAAAGAgtaatttgtttcaatttatgacAGCAACTTGAAAGGAAACAATTTTTCCCGTCCACTCCCCGCAGATTTGCTGGCAAAATCAAAAGATGGATCTCTCTTGTTGAGGTTTCATTTTCACTATTCAATTACATTTCTACAATAAGTGGTCACATGTCGTAATTTAGTATAATACATGTAAAAATAGACGTCAGAAGATTATACAGTGATTCTATTTAGATTAATTATATccttcaaaattttattgttgtGGCATATATATACAGCTTCGATGAAAGTGATGAAGGAAGTAACAGCCACCCTAAGAATCACGAAGAGGTCAATGTTCCTCGACTCGCATCAATTATTGTTGCATCCCTGGTGGGTTTTGGTCTCTTGGCTTTCCTTCTTTGGATGATCCCAAGAAAAAACCAAGGTGAGGAAATATGCAACATCTCCGGTACAAATATTTATCGTCGTGTTTTTTGTTTCAAAATGTTTAACGTacatagtagtagtagtagaaaAACAACATGTCATTTAtacaaatttatttcaaatgtcTCAAGGGACGTTCgtcaaaaattaattcttttttttttttttttgaaagtgtgACCTAATTAGTGAAAGAAATGCCTAAAGGTAAATTTTAATTTCTCGAACAGGAAGGTTGAatcagaaagaaaaaagagaatcaATAATATTGAATTGGAGTCGAAAATTTGGCATTTTACATACTCAGAGGTGTTGCGCATAACAAATAACTTTCAATAAATCCTCGGGAAAGGTGGTTTTGGGACGGTTTATTTTGGCTATATCGATGACCGTGAAGTCGCTGTTAAGATGCTATCCCCATCTTCAGCTCAAGGGTTCAAGGAATTCCAAGCTGAGGTATACATTGAATTTAATTTCAATACTTTGGATTTCAAATGACAACTGAATACATTTATTTTGGCTATATCAATGACCTTGTTACGTTACATATGCAATACGCACGAATTTTTCTTTTTGGCAGGCTAATCTCTTGATGAGCATTCATCATAGAAACTTGATTTCTGTGGTTGGGTATTTTGTTGAAGCTACTAACATTGGTATCATTTACGAATACATGCCCAATGGAAGCTTAGACAAGCACATATCAGGTAAATAGCATATTTATACTTGCGTCTTTGACATAAATATATACCCCATGAAAATTATTGGAGTGCCAGGATTATCCTGGAATTTATTTATGTGCTCGTGGCGTACGTGCAGATAGGAATCCACACCCCTTGACATGGGAGCAAAGGCTTCAAATAGCGTTGGATGCTGCACAAGGTACAGTAGCTTTGTTTctaattttcttctattacatggGAGTATTTACTAGTTGAGTTGAGTGCTTATTTTTAAAGTCCTTTAAACTGAATTGTAGGATTGGAGTATCTACATCATGGTTGCCAACCACCAATAATACACAGAGATATTAAGCCTACAAATATTCTATTAGATGACAAATTCCACGCAAAGCTTGCTGACTTTGGTCTATCTAGGATTTTGCCAACTGAAGGGGCAACTCATGTTACCACTGTAGTTGCTGGTACTCCAGGATATCTTGACCCTGAGTATGCACTGCTCCCCTGATTTAATAATACGTACGTAGGATGACGAATATATCTAATTTTCGATGTTAATTTCAGATATCGACTTTCAAATTGATCTATCTCTATGCAGGTACTATAGATCAAATCAGCTAACGGAAAAGAGCGATGTTTACAGTTTCGGCGTTGTTCTTTTGGAAATAATAACAGGGCGAAATTTGATTGGAAAACAAGACAAGATTTATGTAGTAACGTGGGTTAATGACATGCTTGAGAAAGGAGATGTAACAAAAGTAATTGACCCAGGATTACGAGGAGAAGTTGATGTTAAATCAGCCAGGAAAGTTGTGGAATTGGCAATGGCTTGTGTTTCTCTAGATTCAAGAGGAAGACCAGATATGTCTGTCGTCGTCTCTGTACTAAAGCAATGTTTAAGAGAAATGATTAACTAGATGCTACATGAATTGAAGTTTATGTGCAGATACAATATTTCAAATCAGTGAACTGATTGTTCCTTTGGTGATAATGGGAGCGCATTTGGATCAGTATTTTTATTATAGGAGTTCATCATcttataaatatacataaaaaataatttggctATGTTTTACCAGTCAACTAGATTCATCGGTTCCGATGAACCCCTCTTGCTCCTTTAATTCCACTGGTGCTTGCTATAACAATATATAATTGTTCAAACCGAAAGGTCCTACTCCTTGTTAGAATCATGACCGCAACCTTAAAATAAGTGGAGAAAAATTATTGATGaatgtagacatctaaaattaaaatttgtggactcttcaataagaattcaaattctgttaAAGTTCTAgaaggctactttaccctaaatctcacATGTTCCCTGAAACAGggatcttgaatatcccataaactgatgggtattcgtaaaaagatagGGATCtgcaatatcccacaaaatcacgggatattcataaagagatcatcctataTTCGAAAATAAGCCACTAATGGCCCTCGATTACGGaggaaatcaagagagaagaatcaagggaggaacagatttgtaaccacgattgtttatcaataaaaaattcttgtttctttatatttttgtttgtggttaaaatttattttccatgaacgaaaatttgttgcgaacaatGAACATCGTGAATGCAATCAATTAGGACTATAATATATGTAAACTAGCAATTATTACTAAACTTATAAGATAACGTAACTCTTCAAGCAATATTCTAACTGGTACGACTTGGTAGAAAGAAATTTTTCAATTGAATTTTATCTTGCGACTTTAAACAATTTTAGAATAGATCCTTATTATAAATAAGCTAATTAAACAAACAGGGGGCATCtgtattttaattcaatttgcaATTAATTAATAGTTAAATACCTTACCATTATTGAGCATTGATTTGGTTATCAAATTGAGAGCATCatcaatattttttgataaatcagTGCAATATTCCTTGAGTGCATCATCAATGTGTATATAATAATTCCGGCTTCCGTATTGCTTGTTCGATCGATGCATTTAATTTGTTTATCCAAAGGTCAACACCATTTTTTCTATTCGACTTGAGACAAGTCAAACATGCCATCTTTCACTCAGAAATTACAAGTCAAAATTCTTGCACATAGCTAGCAATGTATTTGATCTAATAATTTAGAAATTGGTGATTCATTAAGGTAAAATAATCTATCGGTGAACCTTCCCATGTGATAAATGGAAGGACAAATAACATAAAACCCCGACAGTTTGAAAtgtaattaaagaaaattttaatattttgtataattactgGAAATTCctattttgggtctgtcgagatgcATAATTAGTTTCCGatacattcaatgaagatacagtttttcctttataaagatacataattagcttccgatacattTTATATTATGggtctgtcaagatacataataatCCAATGAATATACATTGTTTCCTTTGTAATAAATATGTcattagctcctgatacattttttttttcaattttggatctgtcgagatatataattagatctcgatacatccaacgaagatatataattagtttagatttttataattactttgtaagagtgaatatttgtgtaaatatgataagttagaatgtgtgtttatgttatttttcctaaatGAAATAAGACCATCTCAAGTTTATTAGGAGAAATTGGACCAGAAGCCTAATTGTGGACTTGGGCTTGGAGGCATGAGACATCAACTGCTTAAGAGCCTACTTTAGCCCATTATGTGCCACAGAAgggtgaatctcaaaaatagattcaaattagggtgactttcaacttttagcctcaaataaaaaaaacttcttTAAAATAGTCTTAGTTATTAACTagtatttttttggacaaaattaccCCTAATCAATCCTCATAATgaataacaactccatatttatatctttcaacttttattttttttctttttaattttactttgatttttattttttcttttctatttttatttttaattttctcaacccttacttttttcctctcagctttttttttttatattatttttattttttctttcctcttttttttgtgttctttttagtttttatcaacccttacttttttctttacacctttcagagtctacttttatataaaaaaaactttttttatttttctttgatttttattctttctttttaaatttttctcgacctttatttttatttaatctttctttttttatcaatctttattttttttttctattctctctcaacttctatattttctttgattttttttttgatatttttcttcattttcttcttttttgcaatttttattatttttattttttttcttcgatttcttccattcaagttacatctcctaagtaagagttgacactatcacattataaaggtaagatttacgactttcgaacaataagctacgtttcatgggcaagagttgacactactacattgtagaagtaagacttatgactttcaaataacaagttatatatgtttcatgaaaaagagttgacactaccacattgtattttaatttatgagatgttttacaactattgccttagagatgagacttagcttaaggactttcaagcaacaaattatgccccacggacaagagttgactctaccacgttatgttttcatttataagatgttctacaactattgccttagagttag encodes the following:
- the LOC107864713 gene encoding LOW QUALITY PROTEIN: putative leucine-rich repeat receptor-like serine/threonine-protein kinase At2g19230 (The sequence of the model RefSeq protein was modified relative to this genomic sequence to represent the inferred CDS: substituted 2 bases at 2 genomic stop codons) produces the protein MTKILLVVFLVGISLFAALEVNAQFDQSGFISIDCGIPQGSNYIDAATGLHYVSDSGFIDTGNNATISTEFQTTGLEQQLLTLRSFPHGTKNCYTIRPSKGKGNKYLIRARFLYXNYDGKSQPPNFDLHLGVDFWDTIEIINASTPFLIEIIHIVSSDFVHICLVNTGRGTPFISTVELRLFNDTRMYVTGSGSLQTIMRLDLGSTSTKSIRYQDDIYDRIWVPYNNVENTISLSSSSNIDTLFVSVNGHIFLAPFDLSSFYLLACTVWSQHAEGPTANYRISLERTGNSTLPPIINALEIYKVMKQFNTTQTQDLDAEAIVNIKSTYGIKRNWQGDPCGPEAEIWNGLRCNSDVNSIRIVFLNLSSSGLSGTISPYIPNLTKLEYLDLSNNKLTGEVPAVLSQLSFLRVLNLKGNNFSRPLPADLLAKSKDGSLLLRKVESERKKRINNIELESKIWHFTYSEVLRITNNFQXILGKGGFGTVYFGYIDDREVAVKMLSPSSAQGFKEFQAEANLLMSIHHRNLISVVGYFVEATNIGIIYEYMPNGSLDKHISDRNPHPLTWEQRLQIALDAAQGLEYLHHGCQPPIIHRDIKPTNILLDDKFHAKLADFGLSRILPTEGATHVTTVVAGTPGYLDPEYYRSNQLTEKSDVYSFGVVLLEIITGRNLIGKQDKIYVVTWVNDMLEKGDVTKVIDPGLRGEVDVKSARKVVELAMACVSLDSRGRPDMSVVVSVLKQCLREMIN